GCCGCCATCGAACGCAACGGGGAACTCATCATCCCCTCGGGGAGCACGGTGATCCAGGCCGGGGACATCGTGACCGTGTTCACCAAGAGCCACGCCCCCGAGAGCCTGATCGAGCGGCTCACCGGCTGACGTCATGCGCTCTGAAGACCTGAAGATCGTCCTCCGGGACCTGGGCTTGGTTGTGACCACGGTGGGGGTGATGGCCGCTTTGTCGCTCCCGGTGGCGGCGGCGTTCGGGGAGGGCTACGCCCTGTGGCCGCTTGGCCTGACCGCCCTCACCTCCCTCGGCCTGTGGGCCCTCCTCTACCTCCCGTTCCGCCGGGCCGGGGAGGCCCAGCTGAAACACGGGCTGATCATCGCTGCCCTGGGATGGCTCCTTGTGTCCGCGGTGGGGGCGTTGCCCCTCCATTTCGTGTCGGTGCGCCTGGGTGGAGGGACGGTTTTCCCTTATGCGAACATGGCCAGCGCCTTCTTCGAATCCGTGTCCGGGTTCACTGGGACCGGGCTCACCATGGCCCTGCGACCGGACCTCCTCCCCCGCACCTTGCAGTGGTGGCGGTCGTTTACGGAGTGGGTGGGGGGGATGGGGGTGATCGTGCTCATGATCACCCTGATCGCCGGCCCCGGGATAGCCGCCGCCAACCTGTACTTCGCCGAGGCCCGGGGGGAGAAGATCCACCCCTCGGTCCGCTCCACCGTGCGCACCATGTGGTGGATCTTTGCCCTGTACACGGTGATCGCCGCGGTGGGGCTGTGGGGGGCGGGGATGCCCCCGTGGGAGGCGGTGAACCACGCCATGACCGGCGTCGCCACCGGGGGGTTCTCGGTGTGGCCGGAGTCCATCGGCCACTACAAGTCCCTCGCTATCGAGCTCATCGCGATCCTGGCCATGCTCGCCGGCGCCATAAGCTTCGTCGTCCACTACCACACCCTACAGCGGGGGCTGGGTGTGCTGTTTAGCGATGTCCAGACCCGCTGGATGTTGGCCTTCCTCCTTGGGGGGGTAGCGTTGGTGGGGGTAGAAGGTCTTGAGTTGGCGGGCCCTGCTGTTGCCTTTCGCTGGGGGACATTTCAATACGTTTCGGCCATGACCTGTACAGGATTCCAAACCACATCCCTCGGAGGATGGTCGGACACGGGGAAGCTCCTGCTCGTGCTGGGGATGGTGGTGGGGGGGGCAGCGGGGTCGACCGCCGGAGGGGTCAAGGTGATGCGGATTGTCCTCCTCGTGCGCGGAGTGAGCTGGCAGCTCCGGCGAATCGTACGGCCCCTGGATGCCATCACCCCCCTCCGCCTGGGCCGCAATGCCCTCCCGGAAGAGGTCGCCTTCCGACGGATCGCCGAAGCGGCAATGCTTGCCTTCCTTTGGGTCGGGTTCCTCTTTCTGGGAACGGTGACCCTGTCCCACCTCGTGCCCGCCCGCCTGGCCGATGCGCTGTTCGAGGTCGCCTCGGCCCAGGGGAACGTCGGCCTATCGGTGGGCATCACCCATCCCGAGATGCCCACCCTGGCCAAGCTCGTGCTGTGCTTCAACATGTGGGTTGGCCGCCTGGAGATCATCCCCGTGCTCATGTTCCTCCGGGCACTGCTGTTCCGCCGAGGTGACCGGTGGGGCACGCCGTGAAGCGGGGAGAGAAGCGATGAGCAGTGATCGGATTGGCCCTCGATGGGACCGCGGCCCCTGCCGGCGGGCGCATTCGCGTGCGCCGCACGTGACGGCCCTTGTCTGGAGGGGTAGGATGCGGGTACGCTTCCCACTGGCGCTTTAGGCGATCGAGGCCACGGGATGGCCAAACATTTCGGAACGGATGGGGTGAGGGGGATCGCCGGGGTGGAGCTCACCGGCGAGCTTGGGTTCCGTCTGGGGCGGGCGGCGGGGCGGGCGCTTGGGCCCCGCACCGCCCTCCTCGCCCGGGATACCCGCCTGTCCGGGCCGGCCCTGGAGGCGGCCTGTGCCGCCGGCCTTGCCGAGGCCGGCGGCGACGTACATCTGGGTGGGGTCCTCCCGTCCCCGGCCGTGTCCCATCTCGTACGGCTCCACCGGTTCGACCTGGGCGTCGTGGTGTCCGCGTCCCACAACCCACCTCAGGACAACGGGATCAAGTTCTACAATGGACAGGGATTGAAGATCTCCCCCCAGGACGAGGATCGGGTGGAGGAAGTCCTGGACGAGCCCTCCCCGCCAGGTCGGCTGGGGATGGTCGCC
This sequence is a window from Candidatus Acetothermia bacterium. Protein-coding genes within it:
- a CDS encoding TrkH family potassium uptake protein; the protein is MRSEDLKIVLRDLGLVVTTVGVMAALSLPVAAAFGEGYALWPLGLTALTSLGLWALLYLPFRRAGEAQLKHGLIIAALGWLLVSAVGALPLHFVSVRLGGGTVFPYANMASAFFESVSGFTGTGLTMALRPDLLPRTLQWWRSFTEWVGGMGVIVLMITLIAGPGIAAANLYFAEARGEKIHPSVRSTVRTMWWIFALYTVIAAVGLWGAGMPPWEAVNHAMTGVATGGFSVWPESIGHYKSLAIELIAILAMLAGAISFVVHYHTLQRGLGVLFSDVQTRWMLAFLLGGVALVGVEGLELAGPAVAFRWGTFQYVSAMTCTGFQTTSLGGWSDTGKLLLVLGMVVGGAAGSTAGGVKVMRIVLLVRGVSWQLRRIVRPLDAITPLRLGRNALPEEVAFRRIAEAAMLAFLWVGFLFLGTVTLSHLVPARLADALFEVASAQGNVGLSVGITHPEMPTLAKLVLCFNMWVGRLEIIPVLMFLRALLFRRGDRWGTP